CGGGTTCAGGCGCAAGTCCTGCATGTCGTCCACGGTTGGGTTCAGGATATATTCACCATCCTCATAACCGACGCGGGCGCCCGCGATTGGGCCCATGAACGGCGCACCAGAGATGGTCAGTGCGGCAGAGGCGGCGATCATTGCAACCATGTCCGGGTCATTGACCAGATCGTGAGACAGAACAGTACACATCACCAGAACTTCGTTTTTGAAGCCGGGGACAAACAGCGGACGGATCGGACGGTCGATCAGGCGGGCTGTCAGAGTTTCTTTCTCGGTGGGGCGTGCCTCACGTTTGAAAAAACCGCCTGGCACTTTGCCGGCGGCGTAATATTTCTCTTGGTAGTGGACGGTCAGCGGGAAAAAGTCCTGTCCGGGCTTTTGCTGTCGTGCATAGGTGACGTTTGCCATCACGCTGGTTTCGCCCAGCGTTGCGATGACGGAACCGTCTGCCTGACGGGCCACTTTACCTGTTTCCAGTGTGAGCGTCTCTTCGCCCCACTGAATGGATTTTGTCGTTACATTAAACATCTACGTTTCCTGTGTTGGCCAATTGGCCTTTGCATAGGGGGCGCATTCCCCCTGACCTCGGTATCTTCTTTGTCAGGCGCTGAGGTCCGGGCGCCGGCTTTCAGATTGCGGGGGCATACAGGTTTTTTGTTGCAATGGAAAGCCTTGTGAATATGCGCAACTCAGGCGGCAACAGCGGCGGGCGGAGGCCAATTTGATTTGCCCGCCCTGCAATTGACGTGATTTGTTTTCTTCAAAGGAAGCCGTCTGGAATTTTCAAAAATGCCGGGGCCGCACCACATTGCGCCCCACAATAAAAAACGCCCGGCAAGAACCGGGCGTTTTCAATAACTCTGAGATGCGGCTGCGCTTAGCGGCGCAGACCCAGACGTTTGATCAGGTCCTGATAACGGGCCTCATCTTTGCCTTTGACATAGTCCAGCAGCTTACGGCGCGTCGCGACCATTTTCAAAAGGCCACGGCGACCGTGGTTGTCTTTCTTGTGGGTCTTGAAGTGCTCTGTCAGCGTGGCAATACGCGAGCTCAGAACGGCAACCTGTACTTCGGGCGAACCTGTGTCGCCTTCTTTGGTGCCAAATTCTTTCATCACGCGTGCTTTTTCTTCGGGCGTAATCGACATCGGGGTCTCCTTCATAGGATAAAGTGAAAAGGAATGGCGCAGGCCGGGATGTCGTCCAGCACAGGCCCATGGAGATACCGCCGACCGATGGGAATCAGCTGGCGATGGGGGCGTATAGGAAATCCGGAGGTGTTTGGCAAAGGGTATCTTTACGGATCGCCGGGTCTGATCCCTTCCAAACGCTTCGGTTCGCGTTGCATATCAATCAGGTGCAAACCCCAAATCCTGTGCCACGCTCAGCGGAACTAGGGCAAGGTCAGCTTCGGCCAAAGGGGCAGGTCCGCCAATTTGCGCCATCATGCGTCTCCCCATCCAAACCTGCAATTGGCCAGGCTGTGCGGTGTCTTCTGCGATGTGGACCTGTGGCTCTCGCGCGTCGGGGGTACGGTCGTCCCAGACCAAGACGAGCGCATCTTGGGCCGGTTCGAAATCATGGATCTGCGCGGCGTGTTCTTGCGCAATCCAGCCGGTTGTTTCCGACCCTTCCGCAGGCGCATCAAGCAGCGTGCCATCCTGCGCAGCGGTCATGTTCGGAACGGTCTTCACATGCTGCGCGAGCGGGGGTTCGACGCTTTCGACCCCGTCTGCGGCATCCACTCCGGCGGGCGCCGCTGCGCCGCCGGTCAACGCACCCACCAATCCAGACATCCCAAACATGTGTTTTCCCATCCGCTCCGCTGGATCAATCACTCTGCCCCTATAGCGGGCAGTTTCGTGGTAGCCTGGGCAAGTTAATACACCTCTAAGGCAGACTGGTTTTCTCAGGTCCAGAGCACGGGTTGCTGCACATATGGCAGATAGAGCGGGTGCTTCGGGTGGCCCGCTTTGGACAATCCCAAATGGAACAGCGGCTTTGGCCCCGCGCGAAGCATATCTGCGACGGCCAAGCCTCGATTTTGATGCGCACCATGCACGCCCCAGGCGGCGATAATTCGATCCGCCCATTCGGCCCCTTCAGACAGGATCTCATCATTCTGTGGGCCTACAGGATCTCTGGCTGCCTTCATGTCGCGCGGGTCTGTGGCCCGCCACGCAAAAATATTGGTCACACGAAACCCGCCAAAGCCCAGCGTCCGCGCCCGTCTTTCACAGCGTTCAACCGTTGGATCGTTCTGCACCTCTGTCGCGGTGGACGGGTTCAACATCACAAACATCACCCGTTCGGCACCTGCGTCCCAAACACGGCTGAGGCTATAGCGATACCTCTCGCAGTCCGAATAGACCGCCGTGGAGGGCGCATCGCCCTTGGTATGGCTTCGGGTGATCAATGAAGGCTTAGGTGTTGAACACGCGAGAAGGGTGCAACTCACCTGATTTGAACCGGCCCACGGCCACTGCCTTGCCCTCATATGAGGCCCAGCATTCGTCGCCGTATTCCACGTCATGCGCGATCACCATGCCGGGATTGCCATTGCGCAATCGCGTGGCCCCTTCGGCGCTGGCTTTGACTTCCGGCAGGTCGCACAGCCCCTCTTCGAGCGGCAGCAAGTGATCGTCCAGCTCGGGCGTGCGGGCCATTTCCTCGATCTGCTCGATGGTCATCCCCTTGGCCGCTTCAAACGGACCGGACCAGATGCGGCGCAGTTCGCGCACATGGCCATAACAGCCCAGAGCTTCGCCCAGATCCCGCGCGATGGACCGGACATAACCGCCCTTGCCGCAGACCATCTCAAGCGTCACATGATCGGGATCGGGACGGTCAATCAGCAACAGGCTTTCCACAAACAAGGGCCGCGCGGCCAGATCCATCTCTTCGCCGTCGCGTGCCCGTTTGTAGGCGCGTTCCCCGTCGATTTTGACCGCTGAAAACTGCGGCGGCACCTGTTCGATATCACCGATAAAACGGCCAAGTGCCTCTTTGATCGCGGCATCATCGGGCCGGATGTCGGAGGTCTTGAGCACTTCACCCTCAGCATCATCGGTATTGGTCGCCGCGCCAAGTGTGACGGTGAACTCGTAAGCCTTGAGCGCATCGGTAATATAAGGAACGGTTTTGGTCGCCTCGCCCAATGCCACGGCCAGAACACCGGTTGCATCCGGATCAAGGGTGCCTGCATGGCCGGCCTTCTTGGCATCCAGCGCCCAACGCACCTTGTTCACCACGGCTGTTGAGGTTGGCCCGGCGGGTTTGTCCACCACCAGCCACCCTGAAATATCCCGGCCTTTGCGTTTACGCGCCATGTTCGTCCCTTATTCACTGTGCGCCTGCGCTATACAGAGAGACGCGGTCCCTGCCCAGAGGGAGGACGAAATAAACAACGCGGCAGCGCGCAGCGTTACTTTGCGTCCTCGACCACGCCGATGATTGGGCCAAGCGGGGTAAATCCAGGGTCATCACGACCCAAATCCGGTGCGCGAATGCGAGAAACATTGCCGTCCAGATAAAGCGCATTTGGCAGTTTCAGATGATCGCGAAACAACCGACCAAACTCATGAAAGGTGACAGTGTTGTCCGAGATTGCAAACACGGCCCTTTTGCCATCCGCGGAGGTGCCAACACCGTTGCGAATGTAGCGTGAGGTGCTGTCCGGCAAAAAGCGTGGATGCAACGCGCCATCAATCACCAACATCGGGCCGGATTGGGTTGCACCATAACACTGCGGGTTCTGGTCTAGGTAGGCGTTGGTCTCAAACACATCGGCGCGGCCTTTGCGCAAACACAAAATACCATTCGGAAGCAGGCCAAAGTTCCCCGGACCCGCAGTTGAAATCACGCCGCGCTGCTGTTCACCTTGTTCAATGTAATGGCCAACGGGCGCGCGATCCTCGTGGTACATGCCCGCATTCATGGCAAAGCCAAGCTGCTTGCCCTGCTGCCGCAATGCTCGGTCAACGCTGCCAAAATGGCCGTAAAGCAAATCATCACTGTCCCATAAAAACAGCCGAAGCTGTTCTTTGGCGGGGGACACCTCGCACAGGGTGTAGGCATTGCCGTCGTAGGTTTCTTTGCGGCACTCCGCCGCCTGCGCCGCAGTGGCGCAAAGCAGCAGCGCAAGAGCCGCCAGCCGGATCATGCCTCGCCGGTATCGTCCGGCGCATCTGCGTCGCGGCGCACGACCTCTTGGTTCAGCATCCGGCGGGTTTCATCCATCTGGTCAAAGGTCTGATCCAGTTGGAACCGCAGGTCCGGCGAGAATTTCAGCGTCAGCTTTTTTGCGACCATACGGCGCAGCTCACCTTTGTTGCGGGCCAGCAATTGCAACACTTCATCCTGTCCCTGACCGCCCAGCGGCAAGACATAGGCTGTCGCGATCTTGAGATCGGGTGAGGTGCGCACCTCACCCA
This window of the Sulfitobacter mediterraneus genome carries:
- the rpsO gene encoding 30S ribosomal protein S15, with translation MSITPEEKARVMKEFGTKEGDTGSPEVQVAVLSSRIATLTEHFKTHKKDNHGRRGLLKMVATRRKLLDYVKGKDEARYQDLIKRLGLRR
- a CDS encoding DUF1643 domain-containing protein — translated: MITRSHTKGDAPSTAVYSDCERYRYSLSRVWDAGAERVMFVMLNPSTATEVQNDPTVERCERRARTLGFGGFRVTNIFAWRATDPRDMKAARDPVGPQNDEILSEGAEWADRIIAAWGVHGAHQNRGLAVADMLRAGPKPLFHLGLSKAGHPKHPLYLPYVQQPVLWT
- a CDS encoding phosphodiester glycosidase family protein produces the protein MIRLAALALLLCATAAQAAECRKETYDGNAYTLCEVSPAKEQLRLFLWDSDDLLYGHFGSVDRALRQQGKQLGFAMNAGMYHEDRAPVGHYIEQGEQQRGVISTAGPGNFGLLPNGILCLRKGRADVFETNAYLDQNPQCYGATQSGPMLVIDGALHPRFLPDSTSRYIRNGVGTSADGKRAVFAISDNTVTFHEFGRLFRDHLKLPNALYLDGNVSRIRAPDLGRDDPGFTPLGPIIGVVEDAK
- the truB gene encoding tRNA pseudouridine(55) synthase TruB; its protein translation is MARKRKGRDISGWLVVDKPAGPTSTAVVNKVRWALDAKKAGHAGTLDPDATGVLAVALGEATKTVPYITDALKAYEFTVTLGAATNTDDAEGEVLKTSDIRPDDAAIKEALGRFIGDIEQVPPQFSAVKIDGERAYKRARDGEEMDLAARPLFVESLLLIDRPDPDHVTLEMVCGKGGYVRSIARDLGEALGCYGHVRELRRIWSGPFEAAKGMTIEQIEEMARTPELDDHLLPLEEGLCDLPEVKASAEGATRLRNGNPGMVIAHDVEYGDECWASYEGKAVAVGRFKSGELHPSRVFNT
- the rbfA gene encoding 30S ribosome-binding factor RbfA, translated to MGKNKFHEGSGPSQRQLRVGETIRRALSEVLARGDVHDPELNRMSITVGEVRTSPDLKIATAYVLPLGGQGQDEVLQLLARNKGELRRMVAKKLTLKFSPDLRFQLDQTFDQMDETRRMLNQEVVRRDADAPDDTGEA